The following proteins come from a genomic window of Sphaerisporangium rubeum:
- a CDS encoding iron-containing alcohol dehydrogenase, translating to MLETVRGPRQLIVGEGVAQNIPRVVAECGSRVLIVTDRVLLGQPRVAGIVAAVREKVEVVGVFADATPDVPLTDVALAVSVAAEVDADVILAIGGGTVIDLAKIVGVIRCHGGTPRDFYGESKVPGPTLPLVAVPTTSGTGSELTPVSVLTDPDRELKVGVSSVHIVPDFAIVDPELTYTCPATVTAHSGIDAFCHAVESYTARPRPHGPRDPVEQVFLGRNPITDHYALLAAERIARSLPPVVRDGGDKNARADMSYGSMLAGLAFSHAGNGAPHALQYPIGAATHTPHGLGVGLLLPYALDAARDAIGDRLAVLAGVCGLDVSDASDAEAADTFLTWLHELLADIGIPATLADIGVARADLPRFAEMAGGVTRLIQNHPGPTDTASLTAILEAAWTGDRTRTS from the coding sequence ATGCTTGAGACCGTCCGCGGGCCACGCCAGCTGATAGTGGGCGAAGGGGTCGCGCAGAACATCCCGCGAGTGGTGGCCGAGTGCGGCTCGCGCGTCCTGATCGTGACCGACCGGGTTCTTCTGGGGCAGCCGCGCGTGGCCGGGATCGTGGCCGCCGTACGGGAGAAGGTCGAGGTCGTCGGGGTGTTCGCCGACGCGACTCCGGACGTGCCGCTCACCGATGTCGCCCTGGCCGTCTCGGTCGCCGCCGAGGTGGACGCCGACGTGATCCTCGCCATCGGGGGTGGCACGGTGATCGACCTCGCCAAGATCGTCGGCGTCATCCGGTGCCACGGCGGGACGCCGCGCGACTTCTACGGCGAGTCGAAGGTGCCGGGGCCGACGCTGCCGCTTGTCGCGGTCCCGACGACGTCGGGCACCGGCTCCGAGCTCACGCCGGTCTCGGTGCTGACCGACCCGGACCGCGAGCTGAAGGTGGGGGTCTCCAGCGTCCACATCGTGCCCGACTTCGCCATCGTCGACCCCGAGCTCACCTACACCTGCCCGGCGACCGTCACCGCGCACTCCGGCATCGACGCGTTCTGCCACGCGGTGGAGAGCTACACCGCGCGACCCCGGCCCCACGGACCGCGCGACCCGGTGGAGCAGGTCTTCCTCGGCCGCAACCCGATCACCGATCACTACGCGCTCCTGGCCGCCGAGCGGATCGCCCGCAGCCTGCCCCCTGTGGTCAGGGACGGAGGCGACAAGAACGCGCGCGCGGACATGTCCTACGGGTCCATGCTGGCCGGGCTCGCGTTCTCCCACGCGGGGAACGGGGCTCCGCACGCGCTCCAGTACCCCATCGGCGCGGCCACCCACACCCCGCACGGCCTCGGCGTCGGGCTGCTGCTGCCCTATGCGCTGGACGCGGCCAGGGACGCCATCGGCGACCGGCTGGCCGTCCTCGCCGGGGTGTGCGGTCTCGACGTGAGCGACGCCTCCGATGCCGAGGCCGCGGACACGTTCCTCACCTGGCTCCACGAGCTCCTTGCCGACATCGGCATCCCTGCCACCCTGGCGGACATCGGCGTGGCACGCGCCGACCTCCCGCGTTTCGCGGAGATGGCCGGTGGCGTCACCCGCCTGATCCAGAACCACCCCGGCCCGACCGACACCGCCAGCCTGACCGCGATCCTCGAAGCGGCCTGGACCGGGGACCGGACCCGCACGTCCTGA
- a CDS encoding NAD-dependent succinate-semialdehyde dehydrogenase, with amino-acid sequence MSDPMNVLAPEHRRLRIGDAWRDAASGATFAVEDPATGKTIAEVADAGVADGLAALDVASKAMAEWAATPPRKRSELLTATYRALTGRSEEVARLITLEMGKPLAEARGEVAYGAEFFRWFAEEAVRVEGRYNTAPGGGYRILTVPKPVGPCVFVTPWNFPLAMGARKIAPALAAGCTTITKPAAQTPLTMLLLARIMEEVGVPPGVVNVVTTKRSGEVVSALLADRRTRKLSFTGSTEVGRVLLRQAADNVLRTSMELGGNAALIVCADADLDVALHGAMVAKMRNIGESCIAANRIYVEEPVREEFAARFAERMGALSVGHGLDDGVDVGALIDEASVTKIDELVTDAVDRGARVLVGGERPDGPGHFYPPTVLVDVPEDARMLEEEIFGPVAPIISFTSDDEVMAKANDTEHGLVGYVFTRDLQRALRFTEGLETGMVGINRGLISDPSAPFGGVKQSGIGKEGSHEGILEYLDVTYAAIDLP; translated from the coding sequence ATGAGTGACCCGATGAACGTCCTGGCCCCCGAGCACCGGCGGCTCCGGATCGGCGACGCCTGGCGCGACGCCGCGAGCGGAGCCACCTTCGCGGTCGAGGACCCGGCCACCGGCAAGACCATCGCCGAGGTGGCGGACGCCGGCGTCGCCGACGGGCTCGCCGCTTTGGACGTGGCGAGCAAGGCGATGGCGGAGTGGGCGGCGACCCCGCCGCGGAAACGGTCGGAGTTGCTGACCGCGACGTACCGGGCCCTGACCGGGCGATCGGAGGAGGTCGCCCGGCTGATAACGCTCGAGATGGGCAAGCCGCTCGCCGAGGCCCGGGGAGAGGTGGCCTACGGCGCCGAGTTCTTCCGCTGGTTCGCCGAGGAGGCGGTGCGCGTCGAGGGACGCTACAACACCGCTCCCGGCGGTGGATACCGCATCCTCACCGTGCCGAAGCCGGTCGGGCCGTGCGTCTTCGTGACGCCGTGGAACTTCCCGCTGGCCATGGGTGCCCGCAAGATCGCGCCTGCGCTGGCGGCGGGCTGCACGACGATCACCAAGCCGGCGGCCCAGACGCCGCTCACCATGCTGCTCCTGGCCCGCATCATGGAGGAGGTCGGCGTCCCCCCGGGTGTCGTCAACGTGGTGACGACCAAGCGTTCCGGCGAGGTGGTCTCGGCGCTGCTGGCCGACCGTCGCACCCGCAAGCTCTCGTTCACCGGGTCGACCGAGGTCGGACGCGTGCTGCTCCGGCAGGCGGCCGACAACGTGCTGCGCACCTCCATGGAACTCGGCGGCAACGCGGCCTTGATCGTGTGCGCCGACGCGGACCTGGACGTCGCGCTCCACGGCGCCATGGTGGCCAAGATGCGCAACATCGGGGAGTCGTGCATCGCGGCCAACCGCATCTACGTCGAGGAGCCGGTGCGCGAGGAGTTCGCGGCGCGCTTCGCCGAGCGGATGGGTGCGCTCTCGGTGGGCCATGGTCTCGACGACGGCGTGGACGTCGGGGCGTTGATCGACGAGGCCTCGGTCACCAAGATCGACGAGCTCGTCACCGACGCGGTCGATCGCGGCGCACGTGTCCTGGTCGGCGGCGAGCGTCCGGACGGGCCGGGCCACTTCTACCCGCCGACGGTCCTCGTCGACGTGCCCGAGGACGCGCGGATGCTGGAGGAGGAGATCTTCGGCCCGGTGGCGCCGATCATCTCGTTCACCTCCGACGACGAGGTGATGGCGAAGGCCAACGACACCGAGCACGGCCTGGTCGGATACGTCTTCACCCGTGACCTCCAGCGAGCGCTGCGGTTCACTGAGGGGCTGGAGACGGGGATGGTCGGCATCAACCGTGGCCTCATCTCGGACCCGTCGGCTCCGTTCGGCGGCGTGAAGCAGTCCGGGATCGGCAAGGAGGGCTCGCACGAGGGGATCCTCGAGTACCTCGACGTCACCTACGCGGCGATCGACCTGCCGTGA
- a CDS encoding ABC transporter ATP-binding protein: MGTVAVHGLRKSFGKVQALDGVTLDVPDGSFFVVLGPSGAGKTTTLRAIAGLEKLDAGSVHLDGKDATGDSPAARDLAMVFQSYALYPRRTAYENIASPLRARGRSSSEIAAAVEKMSNLLHIERLLQRRPAQLSGGEMQRVALARALVRSPRAFLMDEPLTNLDLKLRVEMRTELTRIHRSLGGTFVYVTNDQVEALSMADQVAVLKEGKVQQVGTPAEVYERPANQWVAGFVGSPPISLLACHAEGDRLVGADGWTLPRPRWTTAEDGRPLLLGLRAEDLSVEQRGDASLPGELYGLEPLGDRTVVDVRVGTEIIKVKARPTVTGTPGERLRVTVDLDRAHLFDAGTGLALSGAGR; the protein is encoded by the coding sequence ATGGGAACCGTGGCAGTGCACGGGCTGCGCAAGTCCTTCGGTAAAGTCCAGGCCCTGGACGGGGTGACGCTGGACGTGCCGGACGGCTCGTTCTTCGTCGTGCTCGGACCCTCCGGCGCGGGCAAGACGACGACCCTGCGAGCGATCGCCGGCCTGGAGAAGCTCGACGCCGGGTCGGTGCATCTGGACGGGAAGGACGCGACCGGTGACTCCCCGGCCGCACGCGACCTGGCCATGGTCTTCCAGAGCTACGCCCTCTACCCGCGACGCACGGCGTACGAGAACATCGCCTCGCCGCTGCGGGCACGCGGCCGTTCGTCGAGCGAGATCGCCGCCGCCGTCGAGAAGATGTCGAACCTGCTGCACATCGAACGTCTGCTGCAGCGTCGTCCCGCGCAGTTGTCCGGCGGTGAGATGCAGCGGGTCGCCCTGGCGCGTGCGCTGGTCCGCAGCCCGCGCGCGTTCCTCATGGACGAGCCGCTGACGAACCTCGACCTCAAGCTCCGCGTCGAGATGCGCACCGAGCTCACCCGCATCCACCGCAGCCTCGGGGGGACCTTCGTCTACGTGACCAACGACCAGGTCGAGGCCCTGTCCATGGCCGACCAGGTCGCGGTCCTCAAGGAGGGGAAGGTGCAGCAGGTCGGAACGCCGGCCGAGGTGTACGAGCGGCCGGCCAACCAGTGGGTCGCCGGCTTCGTCGGGAGCCCGCCGATCAGCCTGCTCGCCTGCCACGCCGAGGGAGACCGTCTGGTCGGCGCGGACGGCTGGACGCTGCCGCGGCCCCGCTGGACCACGGCCGAGGACGGTCGTCCGCTGCTGCTCGGCCTGCGCGCGGAGGACCTGTCCGTCGAGCAGCGGGGGGACGCGTCGTTGCCGGGTGAGCTCTACGGCCTTGAGCCGCTCGGTGACCGGACGGTGGTCGACGTCCGGGTGGGGACGGAGATCATCAAAGTCAAGGCACGGCCCACCGTCACCGGTACGCCGGGCGAGCGGCTGCGTGTCACGGTCGACCTGGACCGTGCGCACCTGTTCGACGCGGGCACCGGGCTGGCGCTGTCCGGGGCCGGGAGGTAA
- a CDS encoding ABC transporter ATP-binding protein, whose protein sequence is MAGIEVTALHKRYPDGTVAVEQVDLSIGDGELFVMLGPSGCGKTTTLRSIAGLERQTTGDIRIGDTLVNDLPPAERDIAMVFQFYALYPHLRTRDNLAFPLRAEGLPKAEVHERVDEAARLMRLGPLLDRRPHRLSGGEQQRVALARALVRRPRAFLMDEPLTNLDAELRADMRTEIKHLQGELGTTMVYVTHDQVEAMSLGHRIAILNKGRVEQIGTPLEVYDRPASLFCAAFIGSPPMNLIEVEVADGKLRSQSGLALTPPPNLPRDRRLVAGVRPEALEVTQPGAERSIPARVVSAEWLGDEIIYVVDHGGQREVRVRMPPTVRFAADAKVGLRHTGGPPPVYDVSTEELVA, encoded by the coding sequence ATGGCAGGCATCGAGGTGACCGCGCTGCACAAGCGCTACCCCGACGGGACGGTCGCCGTCGAACAGGTGGACCTGTCCATCGGCGACGGCGAACTGTTCGTGATGCTCGGCCCTTCGGGGTGCGGCAAGACGACCACGCTGCGGTCCATAGCGGGCCTGGAGAGGCAGACGACGGGTGACATCCGCATCGGCGACACGCTGGTCAACGACCTGCCGCCCGCCGAGCGCGACATCGCCATGGTGTTCCAGTTCTACGCTCTCTACCCGCACCTGAGAACCCGCGACAACCTGGCGTTCCCCCTGCGGGCCGAGGGACTTCCCAAGGCGGAGGTGCACGAGCGGGTCGACGAGGCCGCCCGGCTGATGCGGCTCGGCCCGCTCCTGGACCGGCGACCGCACCGGCTGTCCGGCGGGGAGCAGCAGCGTGTCGCGCTCGCCCGGGCCCTGGTGCGACGGCCGCGCGCGTTCCTCATGGACGAACCCCTCACCAACCTGGACGCGGAGCTCAGGGCGGACATGCGCACCGAGATCAAGCACCTGCAGGGGGAACTGGGGACGACGATGGTCTACGTCACCCACGACCAGGTCGAGGCGATGTCGCTCGGTCACCGGATCGCCATCCTCAACAAGGGACGCGTCGAGCAGATCGGCACGCCGCTGGAGGTCTACGACCGTCCGGCGAGTCTTTTCTGCGCCGCGTTCATCGGCTCCCCGCCGATGAACCTGATCGAGGTGGAGGTGGCCGACGGGAAGCTGCGCAGCCAGAGCGGACTGGCCCTCACGCCACCGCCGAACCTGCCGCGCGACCGTCGCCTGGTCGCAGGCGTCCGGCCGGAGGCGCTGGAGGTCACACAACCCGGGGCGGAACGCTCGATCCCGGCTCGCGTGGTCTCGGCGGAGTGGCTGGGCGACGAAATCATCTACGTGGTCGACCACGGCGGACAGCGCGAGGTACGGGTTCGGATGCCACCGACTGTCCGTTTCGCTGCGGACGCAAAGGTCGGGCTGCGGCACACCGGCGGGCCTCCGCCGGTCTACGACGTGAGCACGGAAGAGCTGGTGGCCTGA
- a CDS encoding carbohydrate ABC transporter permease, producing MALSVDEAVSAGPARDHTPPARRFSGRGRSVLEVALLTVLAVVMLFPVLWMIETSIKENRDVYAIPAKFFDFTVTLDHFKDVFVASGGGRSALSVSFLNSVIVAGVSTVLATVLGVPAAWAYSRFSVKAKKDQLFFILSTRFMPPVVVVIPIFLMYRQVGLIDNKLGLILIYTAFNVPFTIWMMKGFVDEVPAEYEDAAMLDGYTRLQAFWRFTLPLLLPGIAATAVFALIFSWNEFVFAIFLTSSDGVRTAPPAIAGLIGGTTVDWGLVAAASIVFALPVLVFAYLVRKHLVAGVTLGAVRR from the coding sequence ATGGCCCTCTCCGTCGACGAGGCCGTGTCCGCCGGCCCTGCCCGGGACCACACGCCGCCGGCGCGCCGCTTCAGCGGCCGGGGCCGCTCGGTGCTGGAGGTCGCGCTGCTGACCGTGCTGGCCGTCGTGATGCTCTTCCCGGTGCTGTGGATGATCGAGACGTCCATCAAGGAGAACCGGGACGTCTATGCCATCCCAGCCAAGTTCTTCGACTTCACGGTCACGTTGGACCACTTCAAGGACGTGTTCGTCGCCTCCGGTGGCGGTCGCTCGGCCTTGTCGGTCTCGTTCCTCAACTCCGTCATCGTCGCCGGGGTCTCCACGGTGCTGGCCACCGTGCTCGGGGTCCCGGCGGCCTGGGCCTACTCACGGTTCTCCGTGAAGGCCAAGAAGGACCAGCTGTTCTTCATCCTGTCCACGCGCTTCATGCCACCCGTGGTGGTCGTGATCCCGATCTTCCTCATGTACCGCCAGGTCGGGCTCATCGACAACAAGCTCGGGTTGATCCTCATCTACACCGCGTTCAACGTCCCCTTCACGATCTGGATGATGAAGGGGTTCGTCGACGAGGTTCCCGCGGAGTACGAGGACGCCGCCATGCTCGACGGCTACACCCGCTTGCAGGCGTTCTGGCGGTTCACCCTTCCCCTGCTCCTGCCCGGTATCGCCGCGACGGCGGTCTTCGCCCTCATCTTCTCGTGGAACGAGTTCGTGTTCGCCATCTTCCTCACCTCCAGCGACGGCGTGCGGACGGCCCCACCCGCCATCGCCGGCCTCATCGGCGGGACCACCGTGGACTGGGGTCTGGTGGCCGCCGCCTCCATCGTGTTCGCCCTGCCGGTGCTCGTCTTCGCCTACCTGGTGCGCAAGCACCTCGTCGCCGGTGTGACGCTCGGGGCGGTGCGACGCTGA
- a CDS encoding ABC transporter permease subunit has protein sequence MSDPVSLTTDHPVQAASATPPAPGGSRRLSDRWLAVAFISPALLLLLAMSVFPLLWALYLSFTDYSATRGGSAHFVWFENYTAILTSAQVHLRALTTLIYVVGAVTLQTVLGFTIAYLISRRTHGRGLLTTLFLVPMMLSPVVVGLFWRFMLDAQFGVINSMLGSLGLGQVEWLTRQRTALFSLIVVDTWQWTPFIMLIALAGLTAVPKYLYEAASIDRASEWFRFRTITLPLVWPLLLIAVLFRAIEAFRLFDLVYILTSGGPGVSTETLSFHVYKVAFLGFNTGTASAYGILMVLIVIVLTQLYLRYLNKLKED, from the coding sequence GTGAGTGACCCCGTCTCTCTGACGACCGATCACCCGGTGCAGGCGGCGTCCGCGACGCCGCCTGCACCGGGGGGGTCCCGCCGGCTGAGCGACCGCTGGCTCGCCGTAGCCTTCATCTCCCCCGCGTTGCTGCTGTTGCTCGCCATGTCGGTGTTCCCGTTGCTGTGGGCCTTGTACCTGTCGTTCACCGACTACTCGGCCACCCGCGGGGGATCCGCTCATTTCGTCTGGTTCGAGAACTACACCGCGATCCTGACCTCGGCACAGGTCCACCTGAGGGCCTTGACGACGTTGATCTACGTGGTCGGCGCGGTCACCCTGCAGACCGTGCTCGGTTTCACCATCGCCTACCTGATCTCACGGCGCACGCACGGACGGGGACTGCTGACCACGTTGTTCCTGGTCCCGATGATGCTGTCGCCGGTCGTGGTCGGGCTGTTCTGGCGGTTCATGCTCGACGCGCAGTTCGGCGTGATCAACAGCATGCTCGGCTCGCTCGGCCTGGGGCAGGTGGAGTGGCTCACCCGGCAGCGGACGGCACTGTTCTCCCTGATCGTGGTCGACACCTGGCAATGGACGCCGTTCATCATGCTCATCGCGCTCGCGGGCCTCACCGCGGTTCCCAAGTACTTGTACGAGGCCGCGTCGATCGACCGTGCGTCGGAGTGGTTCCGGTTCCGCACCATCACTCTTCCGCTGGTGTGGCCGCTGCTGCTCATCGCCGTGCTGTTCCGGGCCATCGAGGCGTTCCGGCTGTTCGACCTCGTCTACATCCTCACCAGCGGAGGTCCGGGGGTCTCCACCGAGACGTTGTCGTTCCACGTCTACAAGGTCGCGTTCCTGGGCTTCAACACCGGAACCGCCTCGGCGTACGGGATCCTCATGGTCCTCATCGTCATCGTCCTCACGCAGCTCTACCTGCGCTACTTGAACAAGCTCAAGGAGGACTGA
- a CDS encoding extracellular solute-binding protein: MLATTVTACGGDDGASAPKAPATIPELTKDPLTLSFIWFEWPPAQALEAFANAEYKKERPNTTIKVNTVPNANWHDAMFTQFAAHKTDFDIAILDSQHIGEAVTNGNILDLTDFVKKNIDVNAYNPYLLAAYGQFPQAETGKRDENASLYGLPLLGDTWTMIYRKDLIGDKPPQTWDEMISAAEKCQADNPGVSGLAFHQANGSDAAAVTYNTVNGVYGGNLWDAKSRKIDGVLNDAAGQEAMDVLVNKMKPLTAKGSGNWFIDEVNAAVAQGKACIAFNWIAASGGLLDPKQSTLGKTREEILGKLGFATLPTQKTNLVPLGGMGMHVSAYSSEANQAEALNFMKWFERADIQKKWAAAGGVPSRTDALQSPEFLNAGPFNQVYADSVPRMRDMWNVPEYARLVDIENTNVNAALNGAKAPKDALNDIAKEQQAVLNSSGRKGGGGL; the protein is encoded by the coding sequence TTGCTGGCCACGACCGTGACGGCGTGCGGCGGGGACGACGGCGCGAGCGCCCCCAAGGCGCCGGCGACCATCCCGGAGCTCACCAAGGACCCGCTGACCCTCAGCTTCATCTGGTTCGAGTGGCCCCCCGCCCAGGCGCTGGAAGCCTTCGCGAACGCGGAGTACAAGAAGGAGCGGCCGAACACGACCATCAAGGTCAACACCGTGCCGAACGCGAACTGGCACGACGCGATGTTCACCCAGTTCGCCGCGCACAAGACCGACTTCGACATCGCGATCCTGGACTCGCAGCACATCGGTGAGGCCGTGACCAACGGCAACATCCTCGACCTCACCGACTTCGTCAAGAAGAACATCGACGTCAACGCCTACAACCCCTACCTCCTGGCGGCCTACGGCCAGTTCCCCCAGGCGGAGACCGGTAAGCGTGACGAGAACGCCAGCCTGTACGGGCTGCCGCTGCTCGGTGACACCTGGACGATGATCTACCGCAAGGACCTGATCGGCGACAAGCCGCCGCAGACCTGGGACGAGATGATCTCGGCCGCCGAGAAGTGCCAGGCGGACAACCCCGGCGTCAGCGGGCTGGCCTTCCACCAGGCCAACGGCTCCGACGCCGCGGCCGTGACCTACAACACGGTCAACGGCGTGTACGGCGGCAACCTCTGGGACGCCAAGTCGCGCAAGATCGACGGCGTCCTCAACGACGCCGCGGGCCAGGAGGCGATGGACGTCCTGGTCAACAAGATGAAGCCGCTGACCGCCAAGGGCTCCGGCAACTGGTTCATCGACGAGGTGAACGCGGCCGTCGCCCAGGGCAAGGCCTGCATCGCGTTCAACTGGATCGCCGCGAGCGGCGGCCTGCTCGACCCCAAGCAGTCGACGCTCGGCAAGACGCGCGAGGAGATCCTCGGCAAGCTCGGTTTCGCCACCCTGCCGACCCAGAAGACGAACCTGGTGCCTCTCGGCGGCATGGGCATGCACGTGTCGGCCTACTCCTCCGAGGCGAACCAGGCCGAGGCCCTGAACTTCATGAAGTGGTTCGAGCGGGCCGACATCCAGAAGAAGTGGGCCGCGGCCGGTGGCGTGCCGTCGCGCACGGACGCGCTGCAGTCGCCGGAGTTCCTCAACGCCGGCCCGTTCAACCAGGTGTACGCCGACTCGGTGCCGCGGATGCGGGACATGTGGAACGTCCCCGAGTACGCGCGCCTCGTCGACATCGAGAACACCAACGTGAACGCGGCTCTCAACGGCGCGAAGGCGCCGAAGGACGCGCTCAACGACATCGCCAAGGAGCAGCAGGCCGTGCTCAACTCCAGCGGCCGCAAGGGCGGCGGCGGGCTGTGA
- a CDS encoding GntR family transcriptional regulator — MDDEVMIARRRGAKTGGTPPRRSRGRLADEVYDTLLGQLMSLRIEPGSRVTIDVLARELGVSQTPIRDALNRMEAEGLVVRVPHAGYRIPPQITRHRFEDLLELRLLLEPAAARRSAERASVKQVAGLRRMLEEMAELEGGDGPMAYGAFGLRDAAFHDLVALSAENQVIREALARLHTHVHLFRLLHDTQVTHLAMAEHEEVVAAIAARDPDAAAYAMRRHILRSGERFRRLFDEVKDSDGMEVKA; from the coding sequence ATGGACGACGAAGTGATGATCGCGCGGCGCCGTGGAGCCAAGACGGGGGGAACACCGCCGAGGAGATCGCGCGGCCGGCTCGCCGACGAGGTGTACGACACGCTGCTCGGGCAGCTGATGTCGCTACGGATCGAGCCCGGCTCCCGCGTCACGATCGACGTCCTGGCGCGGGAGCTCGGGGTCTCGCAGACACCGATCCGCGACGCGCTCAACCGCATGGAGGCCGAGGGCCTGGTCGTGCGTGTCCCCCATGCCGGCTATCGCATTCCCCCTCAGATCACCCGCCACCGGTTCGAGGACCTGCTCGAGCTCCGCCTGCTCCTCGAACCGGCGGCGGCGCGCAGATCCGCCGAGCGCGCGTCCGTGAAACAGGTGGCCGGTCTGCGGCGGATGCTGGAGGAGATGGCGGAGCTGGAGGGAGGCGACGGGCCCATGGCCTACGGCGCCTTCGGGCTGCGCGACGCCGCTTTTCACGATCTCGTCGCCCTGAGCGCAGAGAACCAGGTCATCCGCGAGGCGCTCGCCCGCCTGCACACGCACGTGCACCTGTTCCGGCTTCTCCACGACACCCAGGTCACCCACCTGGCCATGGCCGAGCACGAGGAGGTCGTGGCCGCGATCGCCGCGCGTGACCCCGACGCCGCCGCCTACGCCATGCGCCGGCACATCCTGCGGTCCGGCGAGCGGTTCCGGCGATTGTTCGACGAGGTCAAGGACTCGGACGGAATGGAGGTAAAGGCTTGA
- a CDS encoding DJ-1/PfpI family protein — MPRALLLTGDAAEELDTMYPYYRVQEGGWDVDVSSRTLRDVQLVIHEFDPNSDAYVEKNGRKLPVDVPWAEVDVELYDALIIPGGRAPEWIRVDADVRRITEHFFARNLPIALVCHGAQVPAVYGLLKGRKTACFPPITGDMENAGATVIDAPDVVDGNLVSCRGWPDMPQFGRAMMEVFSKSVNSASA, encoded by the coding sequence GTGCCCAGAGCGCTGCTCCTGACCGGCGACGCCGCCGAGGAGCTCGACACCATGTATCCCTACTATCGCGTGCAGGAAGGCGGCTGGGACGTCGACGTCTCGTCACGGACGTTGCGTGACGTTCAGCTGGTCATCCACGAGTTCGACCCCAACTCCGACGCCTACGTGGAGAAGAACGGCCGGAAGCTGCCGGTCGACGTGCCCTGGGCCGAGGTCGACGTCGAGCTCTATGACGCTCTCATCATCCCCGGGGGACGCGCCCCCGAGTGGATCCGGGTCGACGCCGACGTCAGGCGCATCACCGAGCACTTCTTCGCGCGCAACCTCCCGATCGCGCTGGTGTGCCACGGCGCGCAGGTGCCGGCCGTGTACGGGCTGCTGAAGGGCCGCAAGACGGCGTGCTTCCCCCCCATCACCGGTGACATGGAGAACGCCGGCGCGACGGTCATCGACGCTCCCGACGTCGTGGACGGCAACCTCGTCTCCTGCCGCGGGTGGCCCGACATGCCGCAGTTCGGCAGGGCGATGATGGAGGTCTTCTCCAAGTCCGTGAACTCCGCATCGGCATGA
- a CDS encoding alpha/beta fold hydrolase produces MTALRTVTVGGSPVHVMDSGTGPAVLMLHGSGPGTTGSGAWGTTAQALGSSWRLVAPDQAGFGRTPIPAGSRGGLRLWTEQAAGLMDALGAERYAVVGHSMGGAVALALAAARPEQVTRVVAVSTMGAPGAPLSADLDAIWAAPAGPSGARDMLSRLVLDQALVTEAAVAARAAAMQAGAAAFASLFPPPRARWADDLTLSARTLAGIRAPVLLVHGAEDRVTPLGTAALPLLGHLADVRLHVLGRCGHVPALEHPHDFRRLLSCFLGREQAH; encoded by the coding sequence GTGACGGCGCTTCGGACCGTCACCGTCGGCGGCTCCCCCGTCCACGTCATGGACAGCGGCACCGGGCCCGCGGTGCTGATGCTGCACGGCTCCGGGCCCGGGACGACCGGATCCGGGGCCTGGGGGACGACGGCGCAGGCGCTGGGCTCGTCCTGGCGCCTGGTGGCTCCTGACCAGGCGGGGTTCGGCCGCACACCGATCCCGGCGGGCTCCAGGGGTGGGCTGCGGCTGTGGACCGAGCAGGCCGCGGGCCTGATGGACGCTCTCGGTGCCGAGCGCTACGCCGTGGTGGGTCACTCCATGGGCGGTGCCGTGGCGCTGGCGCTGGCGGCCGCGCGTCCCGAGCAGGTCACCCGGGTGGTGGCGGTCTCGACGATGGGGGCCCCCGGAGCGCCGCTGTCCGCCGATCTCGACGCGATCTGGGCCGCCCCCGCCGGCCCGTCCGGGGCACGGGACATGTTGAGCCGCCTCGTCCTCGACCAGGCGCTCGTGACCGAGGCGGCCGTCGCCGCCCGCGCGGCCGCGATGCAGGCCGGGGCGGCCGCGTTCGCGTCGTTGTTCCCTCCCCCCAGGGCACGCTGGGCCGACGATCTCACCCTGTCGGCGCGGACGCTGGCGGGGATCCGCGCACCCGTGCTGCTCGTCCACGGCGCCGAGGACCGGGTCACCCCGCTCGGGACGGCGGCCCTGCCCCTGCTCGGCCACCTGGCCGACGTCCGTCTGCACGTGCTCGGCCGATGCGGGCACGTGCCGGCGCTCGAGCACCCGCACGACTTCCGGCGGCTCCTGTCGTGCTTCCTCGGCCGGGAACAAGCTCACTGA